In a genomic window of Methanosarcina horonobensis HB-1 = JCM 15518:
- a CDS encoding MBL fold metallo-hydrolase has translation MLRLTVLYDNEACPGFTGSWGFSALIETGRDTLLFDTGWDGTLLLKNMEKTGIDPACISKLVLSHQHWDHIGGLPEILCANPGITVYVPASFSENLKREIKKRATLVEVKEAIEISDGIWSTGELGDKIKEQSLVLNTENGSYVITGCAHPGIDEIMDAALYYGEIKGILGGLHDSDRFERFKEMKLIAAGHCTAHKERIKELFPSKFMETRAGLHLELTKY, from the coding sequence ATGCTCAGGCTGACAGTGCTGTATGATAATGAAGCCTGTCCTGGTTTTACAGGAAGCTGGGGATTTTCGGCCTTAATTGAGACAGGTAGAGACACCCTTCTTTTCGATACTGGATGGGATGGAACTTTACTTCTCAAGAATATGGAGAAAACTGGCATTGATCCTGCCTGTATAAGCAAACTGGTTCTTTCCCATCAGCACTGGGATCATATAGGAGGTCTGCCCGAGATCCTTTGTGCAAATCCCGGAATTACCGTGTATGTCCCTGCCTCTTTTTCAGAGAATCTCAAAAGGGAAATTAAGAAGAGAGCCACACTTGTAGAGGTGAAAGAGGCTATTGAGATATCCGATGGGATCTGGAGCACCGGAGAACTGGGAGATAAAATAAAAGAACAATCCCTTGTTCTGAATACGGAAAACGGGTCATATGTGATTACAGGCTGCGCTCATCCGGGAATTGATGAGATTATGGATGCTGCCCTTTATTATGGAGAGATTAAAGGAATTCTTGGAGGGCTGCATGATAGTGACAGGTTTGAAAGGTTTAAAGAAATGAAACTGATAGCTGCCGGACACTGCACAGCCCATAAAGAAAGGATAAAAGAGCTTTTTCCCTCAAAATTTATGGAAACCCGAGCTGGTCTGCACCTTGAATTAACCAAATATTAA
- a CDS encoding circadian clock KaiB family protein: MEDTEQSGYSSSHAHYHAHIYELKLYVAGNNKKSQLAFENLKDICEKYLSGKCHIEVIDLIKDPSLARADQILAVPTLIIKNHPEKKVIGSLSNPEKVLKALNLRTSSPTDVDSEKGYVEKTPTEESKAHTAGSERSKDDLQPYIGSGLFRQRSQNLERWLFSLSHNSC; encoded by the coding sequence ATGGAAGATACAGAACAGTCTGGTTACTCGTCCAGTCATGCCCATTATCATGCGCATATTTATGAACTGAAACTCTATGTGGCAGGCAATAATAAAAAGAGCCAGTTAGCTTTCGAGAACCTGAAGGATATCTGCGAGAAATATCTCTCAGGAAAATGCCATATAGAAGTCATAGATCTAATAAAGGACCCGAGTCTTGCCAGAGCGGATCAGATCTTAGCCGTTCCCACCCTTATAATAAAGAACCATCCAGAGAAAAAGGTTATAGGTAGTCTCTCTAACCCGGAAAAGGTACTTAAGGCCCTGAATTTGAGAACCTCCAGTCCGACAGATGTTGATAGTGAGAAAGGCTATGTAGAAAAGACCCCCACAGAGGAATCGAAAGCTCACACAGCAGGCAGCGAGAGGTCGAAAGACGATCTCCAGCCTTACATAGGCAGCGGTTTATTCAGGCAGCGGTCTCAAAATCTGGAAAGATGGTTGTTTTCGTTGTCCCATAACTCCTGTTAA
- a CDS encoding ABC transporter ATP-binding protein: MLKIEDLTVEVNGKTLLHDVNLEVEKGYTNVLFGPNGAGKSALMRTIMGFSEYRVVKGRILFNGEDITHLPVDERARRGLGIMMQRPPDMSGIKLRDLVKVASKGKRDPETLAENLDMKRFLDRDVNVGFSGGEIKRSELLQLAAQNPSLYLLDEPESGVDLVSIEQVGMTIKGLLAEGMDCPGERCIKGKSALIITHTGQVLDYVQADRGYILCNGTVMCSGNPMKMLEEIKSKGYQECITCRLMK; encoded by the coding sequence ATGCTAAAAATAGAAGACCTGACTGTAGAGGTCAACGGAAAAACCCTGCTCCATGACGTGAACCTCGAGGTTGAAAAAGGGTATACAAATGTACTTTTCGGGCCAAACGGAGCCGGAAAGTCAGCCCTTATGAGAACAATTATGGGTTTTAGTGAGTACAGGGTTGTGAAAGGCAGGATACTGTTCAATGGGGAAGATATTACCCATCTTCCGGTAGATGAAAGAGCCCGACGCGGGCTGGGGATTATGATGCAGCGCCCGCCGGATATGTCCGGAATCAAACTCAGGGACCTTGTAAAAGTAGCATCGAAAGGAAAAAGAGACCCTGAAACCCTGGCAGAAAATCTCGATATGAAGCGCTTTCTGGACAGGGATGTAAATGTGGGTTTTTCAGGCGGAGAGATCAAACGCTCCGAACTTCTCCAGCTTGCAGCCCAGAATCCGAGCCTTTATCTTCTGGACGAGCCTGAGTCCGGAGTGGACCTTGTAAGCATAGAGCAGGTCGGAATGACGATAAAAGGACTGCTTGCCGAAGGCATGGACTGCCCTGGAGAAAGGTGCATAAAAGGGAAGTCAGCCCTTATTATAACCCACACAGGTCAGGTCCTTGATTATGTGCAGGCGGACAGAGGATATATTCTCTGCAACGGCACGGTTATGTGTTCGGGAAATCCCATGAAAATGCTGGAAGAAATAAAAAGCAAAGGGTACCAGGAGTGTATTACATGCAGACTGATGAAATGA
- the kaiB gene encoding circadian clock protein KaiB, which produces MEDEAQDDNGPEPTESDTIPDQEAYILRLYVAGQTKKSLTAFANLKKICEEHLGGRYRIEVIDLLENPQLAKGDQILAVPTLVRRLPPPIKKIIGDLSNTERVLVGLDLRPAE; this is translated from the coding sequence ATGGAAGATGAAGCGCAAGATGACAACGGACCTGAGCCTACTGAGTCCGATACCATACCTGATCAGGAAGCTTATATCCTGAGATTATATGTAGCTGGCCAGACTAAAAAGAGTTTGACAGCCTTTGCAAACTTAAAGAAAATCTGCGAGGAACACCTGGGAGGCAGGTACAGGATTGAGGTTATAGATCTTCTGGAAAACCCGCAACTGGCTAAAGGAGACCAGATCCTGGCTGTCCCGACGCTGGTTAGAAGGCTTCCTCCACCTATAAAGAAAATCATAGGAGACCTGTCGAATACGGAACGAGTCCTGGTAGGCCTGGATTTGCGTCCTGCGGAGTGA
- the kaiC gene encoding circadian clock protein KaiC: MTEEKSRTLKEKSLEKTPTGINGLDDITYGGLPRGRTTLVYGSAGSGKTLMAMEFLVNGAEKYGEPGVFMAFEETAEDLTENFASLGFDLDSLEAENRLTIDHVHIDKSEIEETGEYDLEGLFIRLGLAIDSIGAKRVALDTLEVLFSGFQNEAILRSELRRLFRWLKDRGVTAIVTGERGEESLTRYGLEEYVADCVILLDNRMEEQIATRRLRIIKYRGSKHGTNEYPFMIEEDGISVLPITSLSLEHEASTERTSTGIPRLDTMLGVEGYYRGTTILVSGTAGTGKTSFAAQFCKAACERGERCLFFAFEESPDQIVRNMNSIGIDLQTYIDSGLMQIHASRPMAYGLEMHLIAMRRVLDTFKPSAVVIDPISNLVNAGTESDVRIMLTRLIDYLKLKNITAICTSLVENESTAGVNAESISSLMDTWINLRFFESNNERNRGISIIKSRGMEHSNQIREYLLTDHGIEIQDVYLGPSGGLLMGSSRAIHEAEEMAEEMAQRQNDARLKREMENKLKSLDARIAILNSELEMQEEELNKLVSEDELRSKALASDRSRMARIKKADEP; the protein is encoded by the coding sequence ATGACTGAAGAGAAGAGCAGAACTTTAAAAGAAAAAAGTCTGGAGAAAACCCCAACAGGCATAAACGGATTAGATGATATAACTTATGGCGGGCTGCCCAGGGGCCGCACAACCCTTGTATACGGAAGTGCAGGCTCGGGAAAGACTCTTATGGCTATGGAGTTCTTGGTTAATGGTGCCGAAAAGTACGGTGAGCCCGGCGTATTCATGGCTTTTGAGGAGACCGCTGAGGACCTTACCGAAAATTTTGCGTCTCTGGGATTCGATCTGGATAGTCTGGAAGCAGAGAACAGGCTAACGATTGACCACGTTCATATTGATAAAAGCGAGATAGAAGAAACAGGTGAGTACGATCTTGAAGGGCTGTTCATAAGGCTCGGTCTGGCTATAGATTCCATAGGTGCCAAACGTGTAGCACTGGATACATTGGAAGTTCTGTTCTCAGGATTCCAGAACGAGGCTATACTGCGATCCGAGCTTCGAAGGCTATTCCGCTGGCTGAAGGATAGGGGTGTAACAGCCATAGTCACCGGAGAGCGAGGAGAAGAATCACTTACCAGATACGGACTGGAAGAATATGTTGCAGACTGTGTTATCCTTCTGGATAACAGGATGGAGGAACAAATAGCAACACGGCGCCTGCGGATCATCAAGTACAGAGGCTCAAAGCACGGTACAAACGAGTATCCCTTCATGATAGAGGAAGACGGTATATCTGTCCTGCCTATCACCTCACTGAGCCTGGAACACGAGGCGTCTACAGAGAGGACATCAACAGGCATACCGCGTCTGGATACAATGCTTGGAGTGGAGGGTTACTATCGCGGCACCACCATACTTGTCTCAGGAACAGCGGGCACAGGCAAGACAAGTTTTGCAGCCCAGTTCTGCAAAGCTGCCTGTGAAAGAGGAGAACGCTGCCTGTTCTTTGCATTCGAGGAATCTCCGGACCAGATCGTCAGGAATATGAATTCCATAGGAATAGACCTGCAGACCTATATTGATTCCGGACTCATGCAGATACATGCCTCAAGACCCATGGCGTACGGACTGGAAATGCATCTGATAGCAATGCGCAGAGTTCTGGATACCTTCAAACCGAGTGCCGTAGTCATAGACCCTATTTCCAACCTGGTCAATGCAGGTACTGAGAGCGATGTCAGGATCATGCTCACCCGGCTTATTGACTACTTAAAGCTCAAGAATATCACTGCTATATGTACAAGTCTTGTAGAGAACGAGAGCACTGCTGGCGTTAATGCCGAGAGTATATCTTCTCTCATGGACACATGGATCAACCTCCGCTTCTTCGAGAGTAACAATGAGCGCAACCGCGGAATCTCTATTATTAAGTCAAGAGGTATGGAGCATTCAAACCAGATAAGGGAGTATCTGCTGACTGATCACGGCATAGAGATTCAGGATGTGTACCTGGGCCCTTCGGGAGGTCTGCTTATGGGTTCTTCCAGAGCTATCCATGAAGCTGAGGAGATGGCCGAAGAAATGGCTCAAAGACAGAATGATGCGCGGCTGAAGAGAGAGATGGAGAACAAGCTAAAATCCCTTGACGCCCGGATCGCTATTTTAAACTCCGAATTAGAGATGCAGGAAGAGGAGCTGAATAAACTCGTTTCCGAGGATGAGCTCAGAAGTAAGGCGCTTGCAAGCGATAGAAGCAGGATGGCCCGCATAAAAAAAGCCGATGAGCCCTAA
- a CDS encoding helix-turn-helix transcriptional regulator has product MESSLLDVLFLSEKRKNLLLLLLDGPKTIEEIKSTLDVRSSPIMTQIKILMKQDLIVENNRLYKLSSIGEILVPKMKAILETFNVFDKNHDYWINQDMTSIPPEFLDDIGKLGNYMEVNPDRNHVFEYPKEVVKHLSESDKVMISSSFFLPIYPSLCIELAAKGTDITLVFTEYVYDRMLNDYKKELEHFLNLKYTKLYVCNNNNMKIASSIVTEKFMALSLFCNSGIYYNHNLVSFDESALKWGKELFDHYKGVARPITRV; this is encoded by the coding sequence ATGGAATCATCATTACTGGATGTTCTCTTTCTTTCGGAAAAAAGGAAAAACCTCCTTCTGCTTCTTCTGGACGGACCCAAGACTATTGAGGAGATTAAAAGTACACTTGATGTACGCTCAAGCCCTATAATGACCCAAATAAAAATCCTGATGAAACAGGATTTAATTGTTGAAAATAACAGGCTTTACAAGCTTTCCAGTATCGGAGAGATTCTTGTTCCCAAAATGAAAGCAATCCTCGAAACCTTTAATGTCTTCGATAAAAACCATGATTACTGGATAAACCAGGATATGACATCAATTCCTCCCGAGTTTCTGGACGACATAGGAAAACTTGGAAATTACATGGAAGTAAATCCTGACCGAAACCACGTGTTCGAGTATCCAAAAGAGGTTGTTAAACATCTTTCCGAATCCGATAAAGTAATGATCTCATCTTCATTCTTCCTTCCGATATATCCTTCTCTCTGTATAGAGCTTGCTGCAAAAGGTACGGATATTACCCTTGTATTCACCGAATATGTCTATGACAGAATGCTCAATGACTACAAAAAAGAGCTAGAACACTTTCTAAATCTGAAGTACACCAAACTGTATGTTTGCAATAATAACAATATGAAAATCGCATCAAGTATAGTTACAGAGAAGTTTATGGCTCTCTCTCTATTCTGTAATAGCGGAATCTACTATAACCATAATCTTGTAAGTTTTGACGAAAGTGCACTTAAATGGGGAAAAGAACTTTTTGACCATTATAAAGGTGTGGCAAGGCCGATTACAAGGGTCTGA
- the nrpRI gene encoding global nitrogen regulator NrpRI, with protein MMDPQIERKLIEIMRVIHESDKPIGARAIADELNNRGYDIGERAVRYHLRILDERGFTRKHGYAGRTLTDLGESEMNDALIGDRFGFVISRIEEMAFRTTYNPETNKGDVVVNISYFDKDDFETVIDLISYTAHSGYMISPRVRVFEEDSFEIPLPPGKIGIATVCSVTFDGLLLKAGIPVEPAYGGILQIENKKPARFLDLISYSGTSIDPIKIFMNRTPTSVLGVLEKGEGKILANMRQINASAYDMATEILKKAEKVGLAGCITIGEIDEFLLGAPVETGKFGAAVVGGINGICALEETGIEIETNPISTMLDYRTMTEI; from the coding sequence ATGATGGATCCGCAAATAGAAAGAAAACTCATTGAAATCATGAGGGTAATTCACGAGAGTGACAAGCCCATAGGTGCCCGGGCCATAGCTGACGAACTGAACAACCGGGGCTATGATATAGGGGAGCGGGCTGTCCGTTACCACCTCAGGATCCTGGATGAGAGAGGGTTTACACGCAAGCACGGATATGCCGGGCGTACGCTTACCGATCTTGGGGAAAGTGAAATGAATGATGCCCTCATAGGGGACCGTTTCGGTTTTGTGATATCCAGGATCGAAGAAATGGCATTCAGAACCACCTATAATCCCGAAACTAACAAAGGGGATGTTGTGGTAAATATTTCTTACTTTGACAAGGATGACTTCGAAACTGTCATCGATTTAATTTCGTATACGGCCCACTCAGGCTATATGATAAGCCCGAGAGTGAGAGTCTTCGAAGAAGATTCATTTGAAATACCTTTACCTCCGGGGAAGATAGGGATAGCCACCGTATGCAGCGTCACTTTTGACGGGCTCCTTCTGAAAGCAGGAATTCCAGTAGAACCCGCCTACGGAGGAATCCTCCAGATAGAGAATAAAAAACCTGCACGCTTCCTTGATCTTATTTCCTACAGTGGAACCTCTATTGACCCGATAAAAATTTTCATGAATAGGACTCCTACCTCAGTACTTGGAGTACTTGAAAAAGGAGAAGGAAAAATCCTTGCCAATATGAGACAGATAAATGCTTCTGCTTACGATATGGCAACAGAAATTTTGAAAAAGGCAGAAAAGGTGGGTCTTGCGGGCTGTATCACTATAGGAGAAATTGACGAGTTTTTACTTGGAGCTCCGGTTGAAACAGGAAAGTTCGGGGCTGCGGTAGTAGGAGGAATTAACGGGATCTGTGCCCTTGAGGAAACAGGAATTGAGATTGAAACTAACCCGATTTCCACCATGCTGGACTACCGAACAATGACAGAAATATAA
- a CDS encoding cupredoxin domain-containing protein: MKGKILVLLLVFVFLFASGCAEEDAEPTEESGALEASAEQQDNVPQENSGSGKDHIVRLEYYDVARPSELDISAGDTVSWWSGKRQGTYILVSEEGLFPNQELNYSVPYSYTFTDPGTYLFTVKDNSMNVTIRVS; this comes from the coding sequence ATGAAAGGGAAAATTTTAGTTTTACTTCTGGTGTTTGTGTTTCTGTTCGCCTCCGGTTGTGCTGAGGAAGATGCAGAACCGACTGAAGAATCCGGTGCTTTAGAAGCTTCAGCAGAACAGCAGGATAATGTACCGCAGGAAAATTCAGGATCTGGAAAAGATCATATTGTCCGCCTTGAGTATTATGATGTAGCAAGACCCTCAGAACTGGATATTTCGGCAGGAGATACAGTTTCCTGGTGGAGCGGCAAAAGGCAGGGGACTTATATTCTTGTCAGCGAAGAAGGCCTTTTTCCGAATCAGGAACTGAATTACAGTGTTCCTTACAGCTACACCTTTACCGATCCGGGCACTTATCTTTTCACTGTAAAAGACAATTCAATGAATGTTACGATCAGGGTGAGTTAA
- a CDS encoding SufB/SufD family protein: MQTDEMSLKKRAESAVEKKAAFGEDFELDKYEEGSKVSKPIEDLQALDEESKKTLLQVGVIPSEEGRSGSLLVLDNAVSHSTLKDKNVELMSTHKAMEKYEWLKDYSWKLVQVDADKYTAKTYLEDADGYFIRVPAGKKSAMPVQTCLMLGSKKVSQTVHNIIVVEEGASLDIITGCTSKKGVEEGLHLGISEMYVKKGATLNFTMIHNWAEQIGVRPRTVVHVEEGGTYISNYICLKPVRSVQTYPTVRLEGKGAVTRLNTIAIAHPGSELDLGSRAVFNAPGTRAELISRTITIGGRLVARGEMIGNAKGAKGHLECKGLVLTDKGSQLAIPILEANVDDIELTHEAAVGKIAKDQVEYLMARGLTEEEAVGMIIRGFLDVGIRGIPEELKEEIENTITQTAFGT; this comes from the coding sequence ATGCAGACTGATGAAATGAGCCTTAAAAAAAGAGCTGAGAGTGCAGTTGAGAAAAAAGCGGCTTTCGGCGAGGATTTTGAACTGGATAAATATGAGGAAGGTTCTAAGGTCAGCAAGCCTATTGAAGATCTCCAGGCTCTCGATGAGGAAAGCAAAAAAACTCTTCTCCAGGTAGGGGTGATCCCGAGCGAAGAAGGTAGATCAGGCAGCCTGCTGGTACTGGATAATGCGGTCTCGCACTCTACCCTTAAAGATAAAAATGTGGAACTTATGTCCACCCACAAAGCCATGGAAAAATATGAGTGGCTCAAAGATTACTCCTGGAAACTCGTGCAGGTGGACGCGGACAAGTACACCGCAAAAACCTATCTGGAGGACGCGGACGGTTACTTTATCAGGGTACCTGCGGGAAAGAAATCCGCCATGCCTGTTCAGACCTGCCTTATGCTGGGAAGCAAAAAGGTATCCCAGACAGTGCATAATATCATAGTTGTAGAGGAAGGAGCAAGTCTTGACATTATCACAGGCTGCACCTCCAAAAAAGGAGTCGAAGAAGGACTTCACCTCGGGATTTCCGAGATGTACGTAAAAAAAGGCGCTACCCTGAACTTTACGATGATCCATAACTGGGCTGAACAGATAGGAGTCCGCCCGAGGACAGTTGTGCATGTGGAAGAAGGCGGGACTTATATTAGCAATTACATCTGCCTGAAACCCGTGCGCTCCGTACAGACCTATCCGACTGTCAGGCTCGAAGGAAAAGGTGCGGTAACAAGGCTCAATACCATAGCAATTGCGCATCCCGGCTCCGAACTTGACCTTGGGAGCAGAGCTGTTTTCAATGCCCCGGGTACGAGAGCCGAACTGATTTCGAGAACAATTACCATAGGTGGGAGACTGGTTGCACGCGGAGAGATGATAGGCAATGCAAAGGGCGCAAAAGGGCACCTTGAATGTAAAGGGCTCGTTCTTACTGACAAAGGCAGCCAGCTTGCAATCCCTATCCTTGAGGCAAATGTGGATGATATCGAGCTCACCCACGAGGCAGCCGTTGGAAAAATCGCCAAGGATCAGGTAGAGTACCTGATGGCGAGAGGACTTACCGAGGAAGAAGCCGTTGGAATGATCATAAGGGGATTCCTTGACGTAGGGATAAGGGGAATTCCGGAAGAGCTGAAGGAAGAAATAGAAAACACAATAACACAAACAGCTTTCGGAACGTAA
- a CDS encoding undecaprenyl diphosphate synthase family protein: MDLLSFGQPLYERYLAWQITRSATRTPEHVALILKETDLLEHKGIEKLLAALLIFKRFKVELVSIYVDILKADQPVKTEIASTLGNRLEKSFIDLPSGTGYEICGLEGEVKSSRQGKDFLVYVSLGFGGRGEITRAVTSILKEVKAGYVRPEDVDEKMLESHLLIKHEPDIMIRSGGQKLSDFLVWQSVYSELYFTDVNWNNVRKIDLMRVIRDFQKRQRRYGK, from the coding sequence ATGGACCTGCTTTCCTTTGGTCAACCTCTTTATGAGAGATACCTGGCCTGGCAAATAACAAGATCAGCTACAAGGACTCCGGAACATGTGGCTCTCATACTCAAGGAAACCGATCTCCTAGAACATAAAGGAATTGAAAAGCTCCTTGCCGCACTCCTTATATTCAAAAGGTTTAAGGTAGAACTTGTGAGCATCTATGTGGACATTCTTAAAGCTGATCAGCCTGTGAAAACCGAGATTGCCTCAACGCTTGGAAACAGATTGGAAAAAAGTTTCATAGATCTTCCTTCCGGGACAGGTTATGAAATATGCGGGCTTGAAGGAGAAGTAAAGAGCAGCCGGCAGGGAAAGGATTTTTTGGTATACGTATCCCTTGGTTTTGGAGGGAGAGGAGAAATCACCAGGGCTGTAACTTCTATCCTCAAGGAGGTTAAGGCCGGATATGTCAGACCTGAAGACGTTGACGAAAAAATGCTTGAATCACATCTCCTTATCAAACATGAACCTGATATAATGATCCGTTCGGGCGGGCAGAAACTTTCGGATTTCCTTGTATGGCAGTCGGTGTATTCGGAACTCTATTTTACGGACGTTAACTGGAATAATGTGAGGAAAATAGACCTCATGAGAGTTATAAGAGACTTCCAGAAGAGACAGAGAAGGTACGGAAAGTGA
- a CDS encoding circadian clock KaiB family protein, producing MNNNEKTSTSEVRDSTAAFEEALAKKDDSKYVLRLYVAGMGPKSIQAIDNIKRIFEEYVPGKYQLEVIDIYQNPVFAKDGQIVAAPTLIKELPPPLRKLIGSMSDTDRVLVGMDLKSRKDKE from the coding sequence ATGAACAATAACGAAAAGACCAGCACATCAGAAGTCAGGGACTCAACAGCCGCTTTTGAGGAAGCTCTGGCCAAAAAGGATGACAGCAAATACGTTCTGCGCCTCTATGTCGCAGGGATGGGCCCCAAATCCATACAGGCGATAGACAATATCAAACGCATATTTGAAGAGTATGTGCCCGGCAAGTACCAGCTGGAGGTCATTGATATCTATCAGAACCCGGTCTTCGCCAAAGATGGTCAGATAGTGGCAGCTCCAACCCTCATAAAAGAGCTTCCTCCACCCCTGAGGAAACTCATAGGTAGCATGTCGGATACCGATAGGGTTCTGGTTGGAATGGACCTGAAATCCAGAAAGGATAAAGAATAA
- a CDS encoding redox-regulated ATPase YchF: MSMTIGLAGKPNAGKSTFFKAATLADVEIANYPFTTINANHGVTYVRAECPCKEKGKTCGKCVDGVRLVPIDIIDVAGLVPDACKGRGLGNTFLDELRQAQAIIHVVDASGGTDCEGNPVDIGDHDPLEDVAFLNREITMWLYGILERNWVKLSRKIQAEGLKLEAVISEQLAGAGIKESHVNAALMDTGLARTDHVKWTEEDMIRLCDTMREISKPLLIAANKADVAPRENLDKLRELDRIMVPTSAAAELALRSAAKSGLIRYTPGDRDFELLTEDLTKAQKKGLEAIHKVIDQFGTTGIQECINRTVFELLDLIVVYPVEDEGKWSDKLGNVLPDAYLMKRGSTCHDLAYQIHTEIGDRFLYAVDARTRLRLGEKHELKNGDVIKIVSTAK; this comes from the coding sequence ATGTCAATGACTATAGGACTTGCAGGAAAGCCCAATGCGGGCAAATCCACCTTCTTTAAAGCGGCTACCCTTGCAGATGTTGAGATTGCAAATTATCCTTTCACAACTATAAATGCCAACCATGGCGTCACATATGTTCGGGCTGAGTGCCCGTGCAAAGAGAAAGGAAAAACGTGCGGGAAGTGCGTGGATGGAGTCAGGCTTGTTCCTATTGACATTATAGACGTTGCAGGGCTTGTGCCTGACGCATGTAAAGGAAGAGGACTTGGGAACACATTCCTGGATGAACTCAGGCAGGCTCAGGCTATAATTCACGTGGTGGATGCTTCAGGCGGGACAGACTGTGAAGGCAATCCCGTAGATATAGGGGACCACGACCCGCTTGAAGATGTGGCTTTCCTGAACAGGGAAATTACAATGTGGCTTTATGGAATTCTTGAGAGGAACTGGGTCAAGCTTTCCAGAAAAATCCAGGCAGAGGGGCTCAAGCTTGAAGCGGTAATTTCGGAACAGCTTGCAGGAGCAGGAATAAAGGAATCCCATGTAAACGCTGCCTTAATGGACACAGGGCTTGCAAGGACGGATCATGTTAAATGGACTGAAGAAGACATGATCCGGCTCTGCGATACCATGAGGGAAATCAGTAAACCTCTGCTTATTGCTGCAAATAAAGCTGATGTTGCCCCAAGAGAAAATCTGGATAAACTCAGAGAACTTGACAGAATAATGGTACCTACCAGTGCAGCAGCCGAACTGGCTTTAAGGTCAGCGGCAAAGAGCGGGTTAATAAGGTACACGCCAGGTGATAGGGATTTCGAACTACTTACGGAAGACCTTACAAAAGCCCAGAAAAAAGGGCTTGAGGCAATCCATAAAGTAATTGATCAGTTTGGCACCACTGGTATTCAGGAATGTATAAACAGGACTGTCTTTGAACTTCTGGACCTGATTGTGGTATATCCTGTAGAAGATGAAGGAAAATGGTCTGACAAACTGGGTAATGTACTGCCGGATGCTTACCTTATGAAAAGGGGATCTACCTGCCACGACCTTGCATACCAGATCCATACTGAGATAGGAGATCGTTTCCTATATGCGGTAGATGCAAGAACAAGGCTCAGGCTCGGGGAAAAGCACGAACTGAAAAACGGCGATGTGATTAAGATCGTATCTACTGCAAAGTAA
- a CDS encoding DUF5817 domain-containing protein, translated as MEFGEKTGNRYVVIVCPKCRQHAQITETGKKTLRCQHCGALLQARKLRIFGSFEEVPEAVNFRTRLQAELSGKGKETFSLNTLPKKTERSGSEDKAVQRIAQFPEAKTTSEGVSAKKDQKTIMSEILEASDGKMKIEEFREKALEKGISEEKFETILKKLLETGELYSPEPGTVKLT; from the coding sequence ATGGAGTTTGGGGAAAAAACCGGAAATCGTTATGTCGTGATTGTATGCCCTAAATGCAGACAGCATGCCCAGATAACCGAAACCGGAAAAAAAACTCTTAGATGTCAGCACTGCGGAGCCCTCCTGCAGGCGCGAAAGCTCAGAATATTCGGTTCTTTTGAAGAAGTGCCCGAAGCTGTGAATTTCAGAACCCGCCTGCAGGCTGAACTTTCCGGAAAAGGAAAAGAAACTTTTTCCCTGAATACCCTTCCGAAAAAAACCGAAAGATCAGGCTCTGAAGACAAGGCCGTACAAAGAATAGCTCAATTTCCGGAAGCCAAAACCACTTCTGAAGGCGTATCAGCTAAAAAAGACCAGAAAACAATCATGAGTGAGATCCTTGAAGCTTCAGATGGGAAAATGAAGATCGAAGAATTTCGCGAAAAAGCTCTGGAAAAAGGGATAAGTGAGGAAAAGTTTGAGACAATCCTGAAAAAGCTTCTGGAAACAGGAGAGCTTTACTCTCCGGAACCAGGTACTGTAAAACTTACATAA